From Hermetia illucens chromosome 6, iHerIll2.2.curated.20191125, whole genome shotgun sequence, one genomic window encodes:
- the LOC119660524 gene encoding synaptosomal-associated protein 29: MSGHNYVTNPNSLFEDDDVDDETFLKNSRVNPTSANSTNPFEQQKQAFEEKRREIENRTLESSKRSLGLLIETEEVGKATAGELQKQREQLEKTSRQLDEIGATLRFSQKHLNGLKSVFGGLKNYLAGNREMAPRPPPSTSASGTQMGSPIPQDNGLGAAMPISAEDRYNSHPINRLRSDEVVKVQSPQKAFDSQLEENLGEMCESLSRLKNLGLDLKSEIESQNDLLDNMNDKIEDVDIRMSKQNKEMNKLLGK; encoded by the exons ATGTCTGGCCACAATTACGTGACAAATCCTAATAGTTTGTTTGAAGATGACGACGTGGACGACGAAACATTTCTAAAAAATTCGCGTGTGAATCCAACAAGCGCAAACAGCACAAATCCGTTCGAACAACAAAAGCAAGCGTTCGAGGAGAAACGTCGGGAAATCGAGAATCGCACTTTGGAGTCGTCGAAACGTAGTTTAG GTCTCCTGATCGAAACGGAAGAAGTCGGCAAGGCCACAGCTGGCGAGCTGCAAAAACAAAGAGAGCAATTAGAGAAAACCAGTCGCCAGCTCGACGAAATCGGTGCAACGCTACGCTTCAGCCAGAAGCATCTGAACGGCTTGAAGAGTGTTTTCGGCGGCCTGAAAAACTATCTGGCCGGAAATCGAGAGATGGCACCGCGGCCGCCCCCATCCACATCGGCCAGTGGCACACAAATGGGATCACCGATACCTCAAGATAATGGTCTCGGGGCAGCTATGCCGATATCTGCCGAGGACCGATACAACTCGCATCCTATCAACCGTCTCCGGAGTGATGAGGTCGTGAAAGTTCAATCACCTCAGAAGGCTTTTGATTCTCAGCTCGAGGAAAATTTGGGTGAAATGTGTGAGAGCCTCTCGCGCTTGAAGAACCTGGGGCTGGACCTCAAGAGTGAGATCGAAAGCCAGAACGACCTGCTGGACAACATGAACGACAAAATCGAGGATGTGGACATTCGGATGTCGAAGCAGAACAAGGAGATGAACAAGCTCCTCGGCAAGTAG